From one Musa acuminata AAA Group cultivar baxijiao chromosome BXJ2-6, Cavendish_Baxijiao_AAA, whole genome shotgun sequence genomic stretch:
- the LOC103975069 gene encoding protein RGF1 INDUCIBLE TRANSCRIPTION FACTOR 1 has translation MVSPMFQLGNEDMGPPWLRPLLKASFFHSCEIHGDSSKSECNLYCLDCMGDALCSYCLPDHSDHHVVQIRRSSYHNVIRVSEVSKLIDISCIQTYIINSAKIVFLNERPQPRPGKGVTNTCEICCRTLLDSFRFCSIGCKLRGLRTDPELTFKLRAKPSRELAHGSDSDDELRTPRKVAKTSNEGSSSISSGTPPTMSYRTHPRKGIPHRSPLQ, from the exons GTGAGCCCGATGTTTCAGCTGGGGAACGAGGACATGGGTCCGCCATGGCTGCGGCCGCTCTTGAAGGCGAGCTTCTTCCACTCCTGCGAGATCCATGGAGATTCCAGCAAGAGCGAGTGCAACCTGTACTGTTTGGACTGCATGGGCGACGCCCTCTGCTCTTATTGCCTCCCCGACCACAGCGATCACCACGTCGTTCAG ATCCGGAGATCGTCGTACCACAATGTGATCAGGGTGTCGGAGGTGTCCAAGCTCATAGACATCTCCTGCATCCAGACGTACATCATCAACAGCGCCAAGATCGTCTTCCTCAACGAGAGGCCGCAGCCGCGACCCGGAAAGGGCGTCACCAACACCTGCGAGATCTGTTGCCGCACCCTCCTGGATTCCTTCCGCTTCTGTTCCATCGGCTGCAAG CTGAGGGGCCTGAGGACGGACCCGGAGCTCACCTTCAAGCTCCGCGCCAAGCCCAGCCGCGAGTTGGCGCATGGTTCCGACTCCGACGATGAGTTGCGGACCCCAAGGAAGGTGGCCAAGACCTCGAACGAAGGCAGCAGTAGCATTTCCTCGGGGACTCCTCCCACCATGAGCTACCGGACACACCCCCGGAAGGGTATACCACATCGATCTCCACTACAGTGA